One genomic segment of Vespa crabro chromosome 3, iyVesCrab1.2, whole genome shotgun sequence includes these proteins:
- the LOC124422810 gene encoding non-histone protein 10: protein MSDESEYDAEPEEFDVYKRKYQLLLDRCEILQQENERLVFRIQRIRKLLKRTRKEKKFLIDRLDQHGDRWREAPMGVLEENSVFQATLKQEKGTKAMPNNSKEDKPKKGTKRKGAKTDPNAPKRPANPFFQFCQEQRPRVMERLAGEPEPSKQELTRQLATTWKSLSSEDKKVYYDMYERSKEKYVAEMQIYNKKTEDAPSQMSLNTT, encoded by the exons ATGTCAGACGAGTCCGAATACGACGCAGAGCCTGAAGAATTTGatgtttataaaagaaaatatcaactgTTACTGGATAGATGTGAGATCTTGCAACAG GAAAATGAGAGATTAGTCTTTCGTATTCAAAGAATAAGGAAACTGCTTAAACggacgagaaaggaaaaaaa atttttaattgatcgatTGGATCAACATGGAGATCGTTGGCGTGAAGCTCCTATGGGTGTTCTAGAGGAAAACAGTGTATTCCAAGCAACTTTGAAACaagagaaaggaacaaaagcTATGCCAAATAATTCTAAGGAAGATAAACCAAAAAAAGGAACCAAAAGGAAAGGAGCAAAAACAGATCCTAATGCACCTAAACGACCTGCAAAtcctttctttcaattttgtcAAGAACAAAGACCTCGTGTAATGGAAAGGCTGGCTGGTGAACCAGAACCAAGCAAACAAGAATTAACTAGACAATTAGCGACTACATGGAAGTCGCTTAGTTCTGAAGATAAAAAG gtATATTACGACATGTATGAGCGCTCTAAAGAAAAGTATGTTGCAGAAATgcaaatttacaataaaaaaacagaagatgCACCAAGTCAAATGTCTTTAAATACAACGTag
- the LOC124422804 gene encoding uncharacterized protein LOC124422804 translates to MSFDTKSDKLRLNEERFLRRTVFANMADWTKFKGKRNSRKNERNGSIGERNDGFPKESGSLEGNGVLDSNDRKIVIEITNRTPFEMGLEETEENTGRQKMMEVLLEDTSKALNRYKDNSEEKRLVENYSDQWLEPGSRIRQEAKQELTESMNNSPKRPGSLYKDDSFSPQKLKNVFNERNSLFGSPTRIPLSSKSHSLTEKSTERLVNGKSPREEKQQHHVQFNKDSKKQSQQQEQQQQNLSDERPHPSPSISTSTTSSSEDNSTLDQFCEARPPDGGWGWVVVAASFMVNLIADGITFSFGVIYVEFLNYFGEGKSKTAWIGSLFMAMPLLSGPVASFLTDRYGCRRVSIAGSILATVGFIVSSYANSMGVLIFTFGVVSGFGLSLCFVAAVVIVAYYFDKKRSFATGLSVCGSGIGTFIFAPVTQYLLAEYGWRGTMLILAGLFLNLAVCGCLMRDLEWTTTITKAKTEERRKNREKKRSRMQSSSADSFSASSSANTTTQTPHGDTKRSFASANAMIIENLRLQEEGDDDKLFSSLVSLPTFVKNGEKVPLEVLELLSTRKNVYNVLLQNYPNLLISSKSFSDSGALHDQISIPSARFVPTPSPLADLKGEDRKDKSSKNDEQEHGRQTDAAYLWWLKKINSDSPLRRSSTMEHPRRLPTAYLKDIRMHRHSLTYRGAMLNINRYRLRASSCPDIYRNSMTTIAKTKLVWYAGLWEFWDLIVDMLDFSHFADSRFLLFAISNFLLHTWYDVPYVYLTDNAIEMGFSETDASILISVIGITNMGGEIILGWAGDRDWANASIVYAVCMSLCGAVTAMIPMVVSNYYMLCAISGAFGLFISANYSLTSIILVELITIERFTNAYGLLLLVQGVANLMGPPLAGWLYDITGSYDLSFYLAGFFIAVSGALLLVTPLIGLYRKFRPGLKEEVANKDFAETNNV, encoded by the exons ATGTCATTCGACACAAAGTCAGATAAATTGCGTTTGAACGAAGAACGCTTCCTTCGTCGAACGGTGTTCGCCAATATGGCTGACTGGACCAAGTTCAAGGGCAAGAGAAATAGTCGAAAGAATGAACGAAATGGATCGATAGGTGAGAGAAACGATGGTTTTCCGAAGGAGTCTGGATCATTGGAGGGAAATGGAGTATTGGATTCGAATGATCGAAAGATTGTTATTGAGATTACTAATAGGACACCTTTCGAAATGGGTTTGGAAGAGACAGAAGAAAATACTGGAAGACAGAAAATGATGGAGGTTCTCTTAGAGGACACTTCCAAAGCTTTAAATAGGTATAAGGATAACAGCGAAGAGAAAAGACTCGTAGAGAATTATAGCGATCAGTGGTTAGAGCCTGGATCGAGAATACGACAAGAAGCGAAACAAGAGTTGACAGAAAGTATGAATAATTCACCAAAGAGACCAGGAAGTCTTTATAAAGATGACTCATTTAGTCCGCAAAAGTTGAAGAATGTTTTTAACGAGAGAAATTCGCTTTTTGGATCACCAACGAGGATCCCTCTCTCGTCGAAGAGTCACTCACTTACAGAGAAAAGTACGGAAAGACTCGTTAACGGTAAATCACcgagagaagaaaagcaaCAACATCATGTTCAATTTAACAAGGATTCGAAAAAGCAAtcacaacaacaagaacaacagcAACAGAATTTATCGGACGAGAGGCCACATCCGAGTCCTTCAATCTCTACTTCGACTACCAGTAGCTCTGAGGACAATTCGACTCTCGATCAATTTTGTGAAGCCAGACCACCAGACGGTGGTTGGGGTTGGGTCGTGGTTGCTGCTTCCTTTATGGTTAATCTCATAGCAGATGGCATCACTTTTTCATTCGGTGTCATTTACGTCGagtttcttaattattttggAGAAGGCAAATCAAAGACTGCATGGATAGGTAGTCTTTTTATGGCAATGCCTTTGCTGTCTGGACCAGTAGCGAGTTTTCTAACGGACAGGTACGGTTGTCGGAGAGTCTCGATAGCTGGTAGTATATTAGCAACCGTAGGATTTATCGTGAGTTCATACGCAAATTCAATGGGGGTTCTAATTTTCACATTCGGAGTCGTTTCCGGTTTTGGATTATCTTTATGTTTCGTTGCGGCAGTCGTCATCGTCGCTTACTACTTCGACAAGAAGAGATCTTTCGCCACAGGATTGTCTGTCTGCGGCAGCGGCATTGGTACTTTTATCTTTGCACCTGTAACTCAGTATCTTCTTGCGGAATATGGTTGGAGAGGAACGATGTTGATACTAGCAGGTTTGTTTCTGAATTTGGCGGTATGTGGTTGTTTGATGAGAGATCTCGAGTGGACGACCACCATAACAAAGGCAAAAActgaagagaggagaaaaaatcgtgagaaaaagagatcgagAATGCAAAGCTCCAGTGCTGATTCGTTTTCCGCAAGTAGTTCGGCAAATACAACAACTCAAACGCCTCACGGTGATACAAAAAGAAGTTTTGCTTCGGCGAATGCGATGATCATCGAGAATCTTCGCCTGCAAGAGGAAGGAGACGACGATAAGCTCTTCTCCAGTCTCGTCAGTTTGCCTACTTTCGTTAAAAACGGAGAGAAGGTTCCACTCGAGGTACTAGAGTTATTAAGTACTCGAAAGAATGTCTATAACGtcttattacaaaattatccGAATCTTTTGATATCTTCCAAGAGCTTCAGCGATTCCGGTGCTCTTCACGATCAAATAAGTATACCTTCGGCTAGATTCGTACCAACGCCCAGTCCATTAGCTGATCTTAAAGGCGAGGATCGGAAAGACAAAAGCTCGAAAAATGATGAGCAAGAACATGGAAGACAGACTGATGCCGCGTATCTTTGGTGGTTAAAAAAGATCAACTCCGATAGTCCTTTGCGCCGTTCAAGTACCATGGAACATCCACGAAGACTGCCCACAGCCTATCTCAAGGACATCAGGATGCACAGGCACAGTCTCACTTATAGAGGAGCCATGCTCAATATCAATAGGTATCGGTTGAGAGCCTCAAGCTGTCCAGATATTTACAGGAATTCGATGACCACGATAGCCAAAACGAAATTGGTCTGGTACGCCGGCCTTTGGGAGTTTTGGGATCTTATCGTTGATATGCTGGACTTTTCCCATTTTGCCGACTCACGATTCTTACTCTTTGCCATCAGTAACTTCCTCTTACACACTTGGTACGACGTACCTTATGTCTATCTCACAGATAATGCCATTGAGATGGGCTTCAGCGAAACCGACGCTTCCATTTTGATTTCGGTAATTGGTATCACCAACATGGGTGGCGAG atTATTCTAGGTTGGGCTGGTGATAGAGATTGGGCGAATGCTTCCATCGTCTATGCCGTGTGTATGTCACTTTGTGGTGCAGTCACGGCTATGATACCTATGGTGGTCAGCAATTATTATATGCTCTGCGCAATATCTGGTGCCTTTGGTCTCTTTATCTCGGCGAATTATAGTCTTACCAGCATCATTCTCGTCGAGCTAATCACAATCGAGAGATTTACCAATGCCTATGGACTTTTACTTCTTGTTCAGGGTGTCGCAAATCTCATGGGTCCACCGTTAGCTG GGTGGTTATATGACATCACCGGATCGTATGATCTCTCCTTCTACTTGGCCGGCTTCTTCATTGCCGTAAGCGGGGCGTTGCTTTTGGTAACGCCGCTCATCGGCCTCTATCGAAAATTTAGGCCAGGCTTGAAGGAAGAGGTAGCTAACAAGGATTTCGCTGAAACGAATAATGTTTAA